A single region of the Rhodococcus sp. W8901 genome encodes:
- a CDS encoding TetR/AcrR family transcriptional regulator, translating to MASTRREEILFHAAKLFSERGVAGTTVRDIADEVGILSGSLYHYFGSKDAIVFEIVIAFVDDLNERYEAAMVPGETGRERLDHMVAVSFEAAADHPFATEIYQNESALSSQPADSPISTAVRRAHNYWAEAIAFGVESGEFRTDIDPRHFHRMLRESVWSTVRFNRASLAQDAERLRHDLIAVFLDGFAAGGPAGSASAKAAPGPVRSSEVAERAAVASAGAAGTAAAVDAVDAVDAVNVSELADLQRDVDELKEAIRELRLLRGN from the coding sequence GTGGCATCGACCCGACGGGAAGAGATTCTGTTCCACGCGGCGAAGCTGTTCAGCGAGCGTGGCGTCGCGGGAACCACCGTACGGGACATCGCCGACGAGGTCGGCATCCTCTCCGGCAGCCTCTACCACTACTTCGGCTCCAAGGACGCGATCGTCTTCGAGATCGTGATCGCGTTCGTCGACGACCTCAACGAACGCTACGAGGCGGCGATGGTTCCAGGCGAGACCGGACGTGAGCGCCTCGACCACATGGTCGCGGTCTCGTTCGAGGCCGCCGCCGACCACCCGTTCGCCACGGAGATCTACCAGAACGAGAGCGCGCTGTCGTCGCAGCCGGCGGACAGTCCGATCTCCACCGCGGTGCGCCGCGCCCACAACTACTGGGCCGAGGCCATCGCGTTCGGCGTGGAGTCCGGAGAGTTCCGCACCGACATCGACCCCCGGCATTTCCATCGCATGCTCCGCGAATCCGTGTGGTCCACGGTGCGATTCAACCGCGCCTCGCTGGCGCAGGATGCCGAGCGGTTGCGCCACGACCTGATCGCGGTGTTCCTCGACGGCTTCGCCGCCGGCGGGCCCGCCGGTTCGGCGTCGGCCAAGGCCGCCCCGGGCCCGGTCCGCTCGTCGGAGGTTGCGGAGCGGGCTGCGGTGGCCTCGGCGGGGGCTGCGGGCACCGCGGCCGCCGTCGATGCGGTGGATGCGGTGGATGCGGTGAACGTCTCGGAGCTGGCCGACCTGCAGCGCGACGTCGACGAGCTCAAGGAAGCGATCCGCGAACTGCGTCTGCTGCGGGGCAACTGA
- a CDS encoding SDR family NAD(P)-dependent oxidoreductase, giving the protein MISAGERRGLEEQLTGRRVLITGAARGIGASLARRLHGRGARVALLGLEPELLEQVATMCGGAPWRVCDVRDREQMEASVAALVDELGGLDVVVVNAGVAAQLPLLGGDPAVMDRTVEVNLLGAYNTVRAAGPHVAHPGGYALLVASAAAGVQLPMMGAYAASKAAVEALGNTLRIETRHLGMRVGVAYLAEIDTDMTAIGFGTEAARSVGQLGPFTRVVPLSVAVDAFERGIAGRRRRVYAPRWVATTMRLRMLVQRLIELRPQPRIAQALDMARTEHARLTTELPDRAGEAE; this is encoded by the coding sequence ATGATCAGTGCAGGTGAGCGGCGGGGACTGGAAGAGCAGCTGACGGGTCGTCGGGTGCTCATCACCGGCGCGGCCCGCGGCATCGGGGCGTCCCTGGCCCGGCGGCTGCACGGGCGCGGCGCCCGCGTCGCACTCCTGGGCCTGGAACCCGAACTCCTCGAACAGGTCGCGACCATGTGCGGCGGGGCGCCGTGGCGGGTCTGCGACGTCCGCGACCGCGAGCAGATGGAGGCGTCCGTCGCCGCGCTCGTCGACGAGCTGGGCGGACTGGACGTCGTCGTCGTCAACGCCGGTGTCGCGGCGCAACTCCCCCTGCTCGGCGGCGATCCCGCCGTCATGGACCGGACCGTCGAGGTCAATCTGCTGGGCGCGTACAACACGGTGCGTGCCGCCGGCCCGCACGTCGCGCATCCCGGCGGGTATGCCCTGTTGGTGGCATCCGCCGCCGCCGGCGTGCAACTGCCGATGATGGGCGCGTACGCGGCCTCGAAGGCGGCGGTGGAGGCGCTCGGCAACACGCTGCGGATCGAGACGCGACACCTCGGGATGCGGGTCGGCGTCGCGTATCTCGCCGAGATCGACACCGACATGACGGCGATCGGGTTCGGCACCGAGGCCGCCCGCAGCGTCGGACAGCTGGGTCCGTTCACCCGCGTGGTGCCTCTGTCGGTGGCGGTCGACGCGTTCGAGCGCGGCATCGCCGGGCGTCGCCGCCGCGTCTACGCGCCGCGTTGGGTGGCGACGACGATGCGGCTTCGTATGCTCGTCCAGAGATTGATCGAACTGCGCCCCCAGCCGCGGATCGCGCAGGCCCTGGACATGGCCCGCACCGAGCACGCACGGCTGACCACCGAACTACCGGACCGAGCCGGGGAGGCCGAGTGA
- a CDS encoding carboxymuconolactone decarboxylase family protein: MTAYDEKTGKNTAPRVPPGRFRELGPANWAVWRVLSLGSGTKDAKLFSTLGRTGGLFRGWLHYSGVLMLLPGTKLSRFEIELVVLRVAHLRESRYEMDHHIRLGRKAGITPQILDRILVGPTDPDWSPRYRAMLAATDQLLTSKNLDEPTWAALAAHLDDRRLVEFCLLVTQYDGLATTIDALRIQPDF, from the coding sequence GTGACCGCATACGACGAGAAGACGGGCAAGAACACCGCACCGCGGGTACCGCCGGGACGGTTCCGGGAACTCGGGCCGGCCAACTGGGCGGTGTGGCGAGTCCTGTCGCTCGGCTCCGGCACGAAGGACGCCAAGCTCTTCAGCACCCTCGGCCGCACCGGCGGGCTGTTCCGCGGCTGGCTGCACTACTCGGGTGTCCTGATGCTGCTGCCCGGCACCAAACTGTCGCGGTTCGAGATCGAGTTGGTGGTGCTGCGCGTCGCACACCTGCGGGAGTCCCGGTACGAGATGGATCACCACATCCGGCTCGGCCGCAAGGCCGGGATCACCCCGCAGATCCTCGACCGCATCCTCGTCGGCCCCACCGACCCGGACTGGTCGCCGCGGTACCGAGCAATGCTCGCGGCCACAGATCAGCTCCTGACCAGCAAGAACCTGGACGAGCCGACCTGGGCGGCGCTGGCCGCGCACCTCGACGACCGCCGGCTCGTCGAGTTCTGTCTGCTCGTGACGCAGTACGACGGCCTGGCCACCACGATCGACGCCCTGCGGATCCAACCAGACTTCTGA
- a CDS encoding GTP pyrophosphokinase — translation MDPEQLRTDFSRFMMSYRFGIAQLMTRVKVLEDEFTHINRYNPIEHVTSRVKTPESIIRKAQRIECPLTLDDVRANILDIAGVRITCSFISDTYRIADMITSQPDIEVREVEDYIANPKPNGYKSLHLIVEVPVYLSDRVQTVPIELQIRTIAMDFWASLEHKIYYKFNREVPAELLAELTEAAETAHRLDVKMERLNDEFANLRAQQGVADEPPELTVPPQLLDALDLRLQN, via the coding sequence GTGGACCCTGAGCAACTACGGACCGATTTCTCCCGCTTCATGATGTCGTACCGATTCGGTATCGCTCAGCTGATGACGAGGGTCAAGGTTCTCGAGGACGAGTTCACCCACATCAATCGATACAACCCCATCGAGCACGTCACGTCCCGCGTCAAGACGCCGGAGAGCATCATCCGCAAGGCGCAGCGCATCGAGTGCCCGCTCACCCTCGACGACGTCCGCGCGAACATCCTCGACATCGCGGGGGTGCGGATCACGTGCAGCTTCATCTCCGACACCTACCGGATCGCCGACATGATCACGAGCCAGCCGGACATCGAGGTGCGCGAGGTCGAGGACTACATCGCCAACCCCAAGCCCAACGGCTACAAGAGCCTGCATCTCATCGTCGAGGTGCCGGTGTATCTGAGCGACCGGGTGCAGACGGTTCCGATCGAACTTCAGATCCGCACGATCGCGATGGATTTCTGGGCCAGCCTCGAGCACAAGATCTACTACAAGTTCAACCGCGAGGTGCCGGCCGAACTGCTCGCCGAGCTCACCGAGGCCGCCGAGACCGCGCACCGGCTCGACGTGAAGATGGAACGGCTCAACGACGAGTTCGCCAACCTCCGGGCCCAGCAGGGTGTCGCCGACGAGCCCCCGGAGCTGACCGTGCCGCCACAGTTGCTCGACGCACTCGATCTGCGACTGCAGAACTAG
- a CDS encoding sugar O-acetyltransferase has translation MSEQRERMLRGDLYRDNDIDLVESRKSCQRLLDRFNATLADDDAVRRDLLDELLGGVGEGSWIMPRFQCDYGTYIRIGSNSFLNYDAILMDCAPITIGDDVSIGPRAQLLTALHPMADHEARRQRWETAAPITIGNNVWMGGGVIVCPGVTIGDNTVIGAGSVVTKDVPAHVFAAGNPCRVVRPLP, from the coding sequence ATGAGCGAACAGCGTGAACGAATGCTGCGGGGAGACCTGTACCGGGACAACGACATCGACCTGGTCGAGAGCCGCAAGTCCTGTCAACGACTCCTCGATCGGTTCAACGCGACCCTGGCGGACGACGACGCGGTGCGTCGTGACCTGTTGGACGAGCTCCTCGGGGGAGTGGGCGAGGGATCGTGGATCATGCCGCGGTTCCAGTGCGACTACGGGACCTACATCCGCATCGGATCGAACAGCTTCCTCAACTACGACGCGATTCTGATGGACTGCGCACCGATCACGATCGGCGACGACGTCTCGATCGGTCCCCGAGCGCAGCTCCTGACCGCGCTGCACCCGATGGCAGACCATGAGGCGCGTCGACAGCGTTGGGAGACCGCGGCACCCATCACGATCGGCAACAACGTCTGGATGGGAGGCGGTGTCATCGTGTGCCCCGGTGTGACGATCGGCGACAACACGGTGATCGGCGCCGGGAGTGTCGTGACCAAGGATGTGCCGGCACACGTCTTCGCCGCCGGGAACCCCTGTCGAGTCGTCCGGCCGCTGCCGTAG
- a CDS encoding MFS transporter, translated as MSQDVQVTSSPDAPLSSNPTDNPNHERRWLVLCIVALAQLTVVLDGTIVSIALPDAQKELGISNLDRQWVVTGYALAFGALLLLGGRIADYWGRKRSFMVGMAGFAVASAVGGFAQNGMQLFAARAGQGVFAALLAPAALAILTTTFVGEKERAKAFAVFGAISGGGAAIGLLLGGVLTQYVDWRWCLLVNVPVALFAIAVTLPIVKETKAHGDTSYDLPGTVLVAIGLGSLVYGFTKAEHGWLETQTLLFIGIGLVALVAFVLVERRTANPLLPLSVPWHRDRGAAFIGSALVGSALLGGTLYLTFYLQIVMGLSPVMAGVGSLPMAVFIVIASTIAAQLTTRIGPKPLMTVGPLVAAVGLLMLTQIEVHTSYWTHVFPGLAIFGFGLGLLMVPMQNLALLGVPNHDAGAASALANATLQVGGALGTALFTTVYASAKSAFQADNPAPTPPPGFPADAIPTDLSNATPLTPEQIAALPQPAQDFVGKVMDWVFGTEVSGYAHAFGWAAVLIAIISPLVVILVRAKKGDLPTEGAVGMH; from the coding sequence ATGTCCCAAGACGTCCAGGTGACCTCGAGTCCCGACGCACCCCTCAGCAGCAATCCGACTGACAACCCCAATCACGAGCGCCGTTGGCTCGTGCTGTGCATCGTCGCGCTGGCGCAGCTGACCGTCGTCCTCGACGGCACGATCGTCAGCATCGCACTGCCCGACGCCCAGAAGGAACTGGGCATCAGCAACCTCGACCGCCAGTGGGTCGTCACCGGCTACGCGCTCGCGTTCGGCGCGCTGCTGCTCCTGGGCGGACGCATCGCCGACTACTGGGGTCGCAAGCGTTCGTTCATGGTCGGCATGGCCGGCTTCGCGGTGGCGTCGGCCGTCGGCGGTTTCGCGCAGAACGGGATGCAGCTGTTCGCCGCGCGCGCCGGTCAGGGCGTCTTCGCGGCTCTCCTCGCGCCGGCCGCGCTGGCGATCCTCACCACGACGTTCGTCGGGGAGAAGGAACGCGCCAAGGCGTTCGCGGTGTTCGGTGCAATCTCCGGCGGCGGCGCCGCGATCGGCCTGCTGCTCGGCGGCGTGCTCACCCAGTACGTCGACTGGCGCTGGTGCCTGCTGGTGAACGTGCCCGTCGCGCTCTTCGCGATCGCGGTCACGCTGCCGATCGTCAAGGAGACCAAGGCGCACGGCGACACCAGCTACGACCTGCCGGGCACCGTCCTGGTCGCGATCGGCCTGGGCTCGCTGGTGTACGGCTTCACCAAGGCCGAGCACGGCTGGCTCGAGACCCAGACCCTGCTGTTCATCGGCATCGGCCTGGTCGCGCTCGTCGCGTTCGTACTGGTCGAGCGGCGCACCGCGAATCCGCTGCTGCCGCTGAGTGTTCCGTGGCACCGGGACCGCGGCGCCGCGTTCATCGGATCGGCGCTGGTGGGGTCTGCACTCCTCGGCGGCACGCTGTACCTCACGTTCTACCTGCAGATCGTGATGGGTCTGAGCCCGGTGATGGCAGGTGTCGGCTCGCTGCCCATGGCCGTCTTCATCGTCATCGCGTCCACCATTGCGGCTCAGCTCACCACCCGCATCGGCCCCAAGCCGCTGATGACCGTCGGCCCGCTGGTCGCGGCCGTCGGCCTGCTGATGCTCACCCAGATCGAGGTGCACACCTCGTACTGGACCCACGTGTTCCCCGGTCTGGCGATCTTCGGCTTCGGCCTGGGCCTGCTGATGGTGCCGATGCAGAACCTGGCGCTGCTCGGCGTCCCCAACCACGACGCCGGTGCCGCCAGCGCCCTGGCGAACGCGACGCTGCAGGTGGGTGGCGCGCTGGGCACGGCCCTGTTCACCACGGTGTACGCGTCCGCGAAGAGTGCGTTCCAGGCCGACAACCCGGCACCCACTCCGCCGCCCGGCTTCCCGGCCGACGCCATCCCGACGGACCTGTCGAACGCGACGCCGCTCACGCCCGAGCAGATCGCGGCCCTGCCGCAGCCCGCGCAGGACTTCGTCGGCAAGGTGATGGACTGGGTGTTCGGCACCGAGGTGTCGGGCTACGCGCACGCCTTCGGCTGGGCCGCTGTGCTGATCGCGATCATCAGCCCGCTGGTCGTGATCCTGGTGCGCGCCAAGAAGGGCGACCTGCCCACCGAGGGCGCCGTCGGGATGCACTGA
- a CDS encoding SDR family oxidoreductase, which produces MTIAVTGATGHLGRLTIDALLRRGVPASDVVAVVRNPAKAAELAGQGVQVRTADYADRAALETALAGVDKLLLISGSEVGSRVPQHINIIDAAKAAGVGLVAYTSIPDAPNNTLQLAQEHQVTERLLAESGLNHVLLRNGWYWENYTNDLAGTAERGVLAGSAGDGRVAGAARADYADAAAAVLASDENQAGKVYELGGDEHLTYPELARAISDVTGKPVEYRDLPVEQYRGILESAGLPAPVAAVLADADAGVATGVLDVTGGDLQRLIGRASTPLETVLRAAL; this is translated from the coding sequence ATGACCATTGCCGTCACAGGCGCCACCGGACACCTCGGCCGGCTGACCATCGACGCCCTTCTGCGCCGCGGCGTCCCGGCGTCCGACGTCGTCGCCGTCGTCCGTAATCCGGCCAAGGCCGCCGAACTCGCCGGACAGGGAGTGCAGGTCCGGACCGCCGACTACGCCGACCGTGCCGCGCTCGAGACCGCACTCGCCGGCGTCGACAAGCTGCTGCTGATCTCGGGCAGCGAGGTGGGCAGCCGCGTGCCTCAACACATCAACATCATCGACGCGGCGAAGGCCGCCGGTGTCGGCCTCGTCGCGTACACCTCCATCCCGGACGCGCCGAACAACACGCTCCAGCTGGCGCAGGAGCATCAGGTCACCGAGCGTCTGCTCGCCGAGTCGGGTCTGAACCACGTGCTGCTCCGCAACGGCTGGTACTGGGAGAACTACACCAACGATCTCGCCGGCACCGCCGAGCGCGGTGTCCTCGCCGGCAGCGCGGGAGACGGCCGGGTCGCGGGTGCCGCGCGTGCCGACTATGCCGACGCCGCCGCGGCCGTCCTCGCGTCCGACGAGAACCAGGCCGGCAAGGTGTACGAGCTCGGCGGCGACGAGCACCTGACGTATCCCGAACTGGCCCGGGCCATCTCGGACGTCACCGGCAAGCCCGTCGAGTACCGGGACCTGCCTGTGGAGCAGTACCGGGGGATCCTCGAGTCGGCCGGGCTGCCCGCGCCCGTCGCGGCGGTCCTCGCCGACGCCGACGCCGGCGTCGCGACCGGTGTCCTCGATGTCACCGGCGGCGACCTGCAGCGGCTCATCGGCCGCGCCTCCACCCCGCTCGAGACCGTGCTGCGCGCGGCGCTCTGA
- a CDS encoding winged helix-turn-helix transcriptional regulator: MSTADQPFDDPTLEADVFARGCHSRGALLNVTGRWGTLALAALAEGPYRFGALRRRVDGVSERMLAQTLQQLERDGLVHREVRETIPPNVEYSLTPLGEQIAERLTGLIDLLESHLPDITAAQNRYDAR, from the coding sequence GTGAGTACCGCCGACCAGCCCTTCGACGACCCGACCCTCGAGGCCGACGTCTTCGCGCGCGGCTGCCATTCGCGCGGCGCACTGCTCAACGTCACCGGGCGGTGGGGAACGCTCGCGCTGGCCGCGCTCGCGGAGGGTCCGTACCGGTTCGGGGCCCTGCGCCGCCGGGTGGACGGGGTGAGCGAACGGATGCTGGCGCAGACGCTGCAACAGCTCGAGCGCGACGGCCTGGTACACCGGGAGGTACGCGAGACCATCCCCCCGAACGTCGAATACAGCCTCACCCCCCTGGGCGAGCAGATCGCCGAACGCCTCACCGGTCTCATCGATCTGCTCGAATCGCACTTGCCGGACATCACCGCGGCCCAGAATCGGTACGACGCGCGCTGA
- a CDS encoding alpha/beta hydrolase fold domain-containing protein, which translates to MPSLTSRAMPLAIALLGRRRPSADDICREIAALQAQPKPFAPPSSLGRTLDVAASTSMAGWPMFTVAPRGRAPSARVLYLHGGAYIREITRHHWKLVGQLASAGASVTVPIYPLAPRGTAEHVVSASADLAELLAARGEPVIVAGDSAGGGLALAVALALRDRGVDSPAHTALISPWLDATGSHPEILEVAPRDPWLHPDGLTVAADAYRGDLDRDHPWVSPLGGDLTGLGPITLFTGTRDILNVDARRFAPLAANAGLSLDFHEEPEMIHVYPLLPIPEGKKARTILCGLLAD; encoded by the coding sequence ATGCCGAGCCTGACCAGCAGGGCCATGCCGCTGGCGATCGCGCTGCTGGGCCGACGTCGCCCGAGCGCCGACGACATCTGCCGGGAGATCGCGGCGCTGCAGGCCCAGCCGAAGCCGTTCGCGCCCCCGTCGTCGCTGGGACGCACACTCGACGTCGCCGCCTCCACCTCGATGGCGGGCTGGCCGATGTTCACGGTGGCGCCGCGCGGCCGGGCGCCGTCGGCGCGGGTGCTGTATCTGCACGGCGGCGCCTACATCCGGGAGATCACCCGGCACCACTGGAAACTGGTGGGCCAGTTGGCGTCCGCGGGGGCGTCGGTGACGGTGCCGATCTACCCGCTCGCGCCGCGGGGGACAGCGGAGCACGTGGTGTCGGCGTCGGCGGACCTGGCCGAACTGCTCGCGGCGCGGGGCGAGCCGGTGATCGTGGCCGGCGACTCGGCGGGCGGCGGGCTCGCGTTGGCGGTCGCCCTCGCGCTGCGTGACCGCGGCGTGGATTCCCCCGCCCACACCGCGCTGATCTCCCCGTGGCTCGACGCGACCGGCTCGCACCCGGAGATCCTCGAGGTGGCGCCGCGGGACCCGTGGCTGCATCCGGACGGGCTCACCGTGGCCGCCGACGCCTACCGCGGCGACCTGGACCGCGACCATCCGTGGGTGAGCCCACTCGGCGGGGATCTCACCGGCCTCGGCCCGATCACGCTGTTCACCGGCACCCGCGACATCCTCAACGTCGACGCGCGACGCTTCGCCCCGCTCGCTGCGAACGCCGGGCTGTCACTGGACTTCCACGAGGAGCCGGAGATGATCCACGTCTACCCGCTGCTCCCGATCCCGGAGGGCAAGAAAGCCCGCACAATCCTGTGCGGGCTTCTCGCGGACTAG
- the lpdA gene encoding dihydrolipoyl dehydrogenase, producing MTSHYDVVVLGAGPGGYVAAIRAAQLGLKTAIIEEKYWGGVCLNVGCIPSKALLRNAELAHIFHNDAKTFGISGDVTFDFGAAFDRSRQVADGRVKGVHFLMKKNKITEYEGRGSFTDAKTIVVSKADGSTDTVTFDNVIIATGTKTRLLPGTSLSENVVTYEEQILTKDLPGSILIVGAGAIGMEFAYVLHNYGVKVTIVEFLDRALPNEDEDVSKEIAKRYKKYGIDIKTSTGVQTITDNGAAGVTVTMAKNGSDQVETVVVDKVLQAIGFAPQIEGFGLENTGVQLERGAIAIDERMRTNVPGVYAIGDVTAKLQLAHVAEAQGVVAAETIGNAETMELGDYRMMPRATFCQPQVASFGLTEAQAKAEGYDVKVATFPFTANGKAHGLADPNGFVKLIADKKYGELLGGHLIGPDVSELLPELTLAQKWDLTVNELARNVHTHPTLSEALQEAIHGLAGHMINF from the coding sequence GTGACCTCACACTATGACGTCGTTGTCCTCGGAGCCGGTCCCGGTGGGTACGTCGCTGCTATCCGCGCGGCACAACTGGGCCTCAAGACCGCCATCATCGAAGAGAAGTACTGGGGCGGTGTCTGCCTGAACGTGGGCTGCATCCCGTCCAAGGCGCTCCTCCGCAACGCGGAGCTGGCACACATCTTCCATAACGATGCCAAGACCTTCGGCATCTCGGGAGACGTGACCTTCGACTTCGGCGCTGCGTTCGACCGCAGCCGCCAGGTCGCGGACGGCCGCGTCAAGGGCGTTCACTTCCTGATGAAGAAGAACAAGATCACCGAGTACGAGGGTCGCGGCAGCTTCACCGACGCCAAGACCATCGTGGTGAGCAAGGCCGACGGGTCCACCGACACCGTCACCTTCGACAACGTCATCATCGCCACCGGCACCAAGACCCGGCTGCTGCCGGGCACCTCGCTCAGCGAGAACGTCGTCACCTACGAAGAGCAGATCCTCACCAAGGACCTGCCGGGCTCGATCCTCATCGTCGGTGCCGGCGCCATCGGCATGGAGTTCGCCTACGTCCTGCACAACTACGGCGTCAAGGTGACCATCGTCGAGTTCCTCGACCGGGCCCTGCCCAACGAGGACGAGGACGTCTCCAAGGAGATCGCCAAGCGCTACAAGAAGTACGGGATCGACATCAAGACCTCCACCGGGGTCCAGACGATCACCGACAACGGCGCTGCCGGCGTCACCGTCACCATGGCCAAGAACGGCAGCGACCAGGTCGAGACCGTCGTCGTCGACAAGGTCCTGCAGGCCATCGGCTTCGCCCCGCAGATCGAGGGCTTCGGCCTCGAGAACACCGGCGTCCAGCTCGAGCGCGGTGCCATCGCGATCGACGAGCGCATGCGCACCAACGTCCCCGGCGTCTACGCCATCGGTGACGTCACCGCCAAGCTGCAGCTCGCGCACGTCGCCGAGGCGCAGGGCGTCGTCGCCGCCGAGACCATCGGCAACGCCGAGACGATGGAGCTGGGCGACTACCGGATGATGCCGCGCGCCACGTTCTGCCAGCCGCAGGTCGCCAGCTTCGGTCTCACCGAGGCGCAGGCCAAGGCTGAGGGCTACGACGTCAAGGTCGCCACCTTCCCGTTCACCGCGAACGGCAAGGCGCACGGCCTGGCCGATCCCAACGGCTTCGTCAAGCTGATCGCCGACAAGAAGTACGGCGAGCTGCTGGGCGGCCACCTCATCGGCCCCGACGTCTCCGAGCTGCTGCCCGAGCTGACCCTGGCCCAGAAGTGGGACCTCACGGTCAACGAGCTCGCGCGCAACGTGCACACGCACCCCACGCTCAGCGAGGCGCTGCAGGAGGCCATCCACGGCCTCGCCGGCCACATGATCAACTTCTGA